AAAGAGACTCGTTAAATTGGCGCTCTAACTCTTTTGAAAGAAGTACGGCTTTGGAGTGTGAATTGTCGTTCCTTTCCTCTGCATCTCCAGAGGCTCTATTGGAATACTGGCCTTCTTTTTACGCCTCCATGAAAGAGGATTTTCTTACGATTACGACAATGAAACAGCAGTAATCATgtacaaattcaaaaagaaggaaaactgttctaagaaacaagaagagaaaacaacgaggagaaatgtgtgaaaaaCGGATATTGAAGTCAAATGTTTCTGCCTCGGTTACTTTGTACAAATAATATCAGCAGGAGACATCCCAAAAATTTCTTGACAAGAATCCGATACTCTCTGAAACTGGTGAATATTTGTGTAGGGAATAGAAAGCATTACTTCTGACTAAATTCTAGTGAATCCTGAGAACATTATGAATCATTTATCTAACGTCAATTAACAGCAAAAATTCCAGTTATTGACAACTACGATATATCTTCGTACTTTGAAGGTCTTCGTGCGATGAGTGTTCAACAAGTGCAGCTTCGAACTTCACGAACGACCGGCTGTACTTTATATTCGTTCTCATTCCTTCGATTAGTAAGCCTTTGTCATCCTCAGAATGTCAAGACTTCTTTTTCATAGCTTTATTAAATTGATATATTCTTCTATTGaagttttattttgcttttgttttgtttctgggaattttattgaaaaaatccatataAAAGGCTAGAGTCTGATGGTGTTCGATGTTAAGGACAACACCgacgttcctttttttcttccaaactcCTCCATTAGCTTCTTTCTAAATCTTTCTAAACGAAACCAATAGAGTAAAAAATGTGTAGTTTCGAATAGTGACGTACCGCCCTCTTTGGGTGTAAATGTCTGTAGAGATGAAAGCCACTAACCTTCCAAACTGCTCCTTAACTCAGGAACTTTTACACGGGTCATGTGCATTTGTGCGATCACTTAGATACTTGGACACAACAATCACATGTGTATTTCACGGGAGAGTAGCTCCTCAGCGCTCACTTCCTTATTAGCATCTGTAGTGACTTGCGAGACAGCTAGAATATGCGCGGATAAAAACGTACAGGCTTATCTGTCGATATCGTACGAACACGAGAACAGAGCAACCACCTTATCGCCGATGATGCCTAGTCACTCAGGCTCACTATTTGTCAGACAAACCCTTCGGATGAATGCAAGCGCTTATCACAAGGTATGTATCCATTCCGCAGACAAACAGACACTGGGCTATCTTTCTTACAagagtttcttctctttggaAATTGTGCTCGATAGAATTCAGCATTTGTGCACAAACCGCATGCGTTCTTCGTTAACCAAACCGCATTAGCTACCTGCACCAACTCATTGTGGTGACAAAATCGACAAATAAGATCTAGAGAAGGTAAAACAAAGGGAGGATAAAAGTGATTAGGGACTTAGGTACGAAAAAGCTTCGAAGTATGATACCACGAAAGCGAATGGCGACCTTTAGGAAACAGCGGTGATACTTGGATGAGGTCGTTATCAATTTCACCGGTGCAGGTCTACCTAACACTACATGTTTAGTTCCGTGTTCGacacattttttcctctaaacaTGAAAGTTCCCATCAAATAATAGCATAAAGGCTTTCAACCTTTTTGTCTGGTTACCATGCCTTACCACTCACGCTGCGCGCATATACGAGCTGATTTGGATAGCTTCGGGCGACTTTTTCCGTGACGAGTCGCATGAATTCCTGTCCCTCAGAAAGATTTCAGGAGTTTGAAAAACCTGAAAGGCGAAACATTCCAAAGCAATAGGAATTTCTTCTCGCGGGAAAAAAGCAATCGTAATCATCTCACTTCTCTGTTAAATGCCAGCTGCAAGATCAGGTAAAGCAGCAGAATGTTGTACCTAAAATTCTTTAAGATGACATCATGCGACCGGAGGGATTGAAACGACAGTCaagttaatttttgttatttcttgttttgctgcaaagtgaaaaagaaacccCGTTTTCGCCAGATGAACACTGTTCTTAATTGATTAAACAAAAGTAACAACTCATATTGAATATGATGAGGTAGATTTCGTGGAAAGGCCTTGCATATGTTTTGGAAATGGGTAACACCTTTCTGGGTCAACCAGTATCTTGTTTACTTTTATAGCAATATCTTCATGATAAGTATTCTCACCTATGAGTCCAGCATCCTTCAGTTGGCCATGATTATTCATCGCAAACAATAGCGGGACCATttatat
The Necator americanus strain Aroian chromosome I, whole genome shotgun sequence genome window above contains:
- a CDS encoding hypothetical protein (NECATOR_CHRI.G3183.T1) — encoded protein: MVPLLFAMNNHGQLKDAGLIGENTYHEDIAIKVNKILVDPERYNILLLYLILQLAFNREVFQTPEIFLRDRNSCDSSRKKSPEAIQISSYMRAA